From a region of the Zingiber officinale cultivar Zhangliang chromosome 10B, Zo_v1.1, whole genome shotgun sequence genome:
- the LOC122029721 gene encoding TBCC domain-containing protein 1-like, whose protein sequence is MVEDQVEPSIAPDAGGGATRFLLRSRREPFEHGLLPIPKLIFSDGTVTLAPLVDKILRRSVPHPHRVDSPDLADALQILLDHARLALDTLASVHPSDPAPDGTVDVYDLVVFLYIQSYKRLVPRSHKDSAAIADVWPSTSAFDGYLSALSPLQLARSNSRRFMPSQADEEAHQLSYLQKHMGNILALLAEPIEEEGDESLVLTMERFEHLGFLLHFSEGIRLSQAAPFFANSDPDMPAAPVSATQVHEWVVQNIIASLEHNAEKALAKENGFLKNTADIDVPMADASLSHPKTQSRSSLSGASSPVNPAFRTNLTFVEGMIKASVVKQSCDIKGDSIKVLNCHDSVIYILAPLRYATVYGCSDATVILGAVGKAVRVEHCERVQIITAAKRICIANCRECVFYLGVNQQPLFVGDNHKLQVAPFNTYYAQLGEHLSKVGVDSSINRWDEPLVLGMVDPHDSLSHPAGVSEIQAESATCIDPDQFTNFLIPNWFGAESLQTTRYNPFPLPEIYGASQQKKHTNLLVVQQSIRDVLLDENRKRELASALHGHFKDWLYASGNIRQLYCLQAE, encoded by the exons ATGGTGGAAGACCAGGTGGAGCCCTCGATCGCGCCGGACGCAGGAGGCGGCGCCACCCGGTTTCTCCTTCGCTCTCGGCGCGAGCCATTCGAGCACGGCCTCCTCCCGATCCCCAAACTCATCTTCTCCGATGGGACCGTAACGCTCGCCCCGCTCGTCGACAAGATCCTACGGAGATCCGTCCCGCATCCGCACCGCGTCGACTCTCCTGACCTTGCAGACGCCCTCCAGATCTTGCTCGACCACGCCCGCCTGGCGCTCGACACGCTTGCCTCCGTCCACCCCTCCGACCCAGCCCCAGATGGCACCGTCGACGTGTACGACCTCGTTGTCTTCCTCTACATCCAATCCTACAAGAGGCTCGTCCCCCGGTCGCACAAGGACTCGGCTGCAATCGCCGATGTCTGGCCCTCCACCTCGGCCTTCGACGGGTATCTGTCGGCCCTCTCGCCGCTTCAG CTTGCACGAAGCAATAGTCGTCGATTTATGCCTTCACAAGCAGATGAAGAAGCTCATCAGTTGTCGTACTTACAAAAGCATATGGGGAATATACTCGCCCTTTTGGCGGAGCCTATCGAAGAAGAGGGTGACGAATCTCTG GTTTTGACAATGGAAAGATTTGAGCATCTTGGTTTCCTCCTCCATTTTTCTGAAGGTATTCGGTTGAGCCAAGCAGCTCCTTTTTTTGCTAATTCAGATCCAGATATGCCAGCTGCACCTGTTTCTGCCACCCAAGTCCATGAATGGGTTGTACAAAACATAATTGCTTCTTTGGAGCACAATGCGGAGAAGGCATTAGCAAAAGAAAATGGCTTTCTAAAAAATACTGCAGATATTGATGTGCCTATGGCAGATGCCAGCCTAAGTCATCCAAAGACGCAAAGCAGAAGCTCTCTTTCTGGGGCCTCATCACCTGTTAATCCAGCTTTCAGGACAAATTTAACCTTTGTGGAGGGTATGATAAAAGCTTCTGTAGTCAAGCAATCATGTGATATAAAAGGAGATTCTATAAAG GTGCTAAATTGCCACGATTCAGTGATTTATATATTAGCACCTCTGAGATATGCCACAGTTTATGGATGTTCCGATGCAACTGTTATTCTGGGTGCCGTTGGTAAG GCTGTTAGAGTTGAGCACTGTGAAAGAGTACAAATCATTACAGCTGCAAAACGCATATGTATTGCAAACTGCCGTGAGTGTGTATTTTACTTGGGGGTTAATCAACAACCCCTTTTTGTCGGGGATAACCACAAATTGCAG GTGGCACCATTTAATACCTATTATGCTCAACTGGGAGAGCACCTATCTAAAGTTGGTGTGGACTCTAGCATCAATAGATGGGACGAACCCTTGGTGCTTGGGATGGTGGATCCTCATGATTCACTATCTCACCCTGCGGGAGTGTCTGAAATTCAAGCCGAATCTGCCACGTGCATCGATCCTGATCAGTTTACTAACTTCTTG ATTCCTAACTGGTTTGGAGCTGAATCGCTGCAAACTACAAGATACAATCCATTTCCCTTGCCTGAAATTTATGGAGCATCCCAGCAGAAGAAG CATACAAACTTGCTCGTTGTTCAACAATCTATCAGAGATGTGCTACTTGATGAAAACCGGAAGCGTGAACTAGCATCTGCCCTTCATGGTCATTTCAAAGACTGGTTATACG cTTCTGGGAACATTCGCCAGCTCTATTGTCTACAAGCTGAATGA
- the LOC122029595 gene encoding protein adenylyltransferase SelO-like: MQLRHRLRLSSPLVSLFPSPISQPVCLPPRLAVGLGSPFARCRRPDCRIGYGPGERRYSVAVGSMESATEARDPAASVADGGSGAARLSLEELNWDHSFARELPGDPRTDTISRQVLHACYTKVSPSAEVENPELVAWSERTAELLDLDPKEFEQPDFPLIFSGALPLKGGLPYAQCYGGHQFGVWAGQLGDGRAITLGELLNSRGERWELQLKGAGKTPYSRFADGLAVLRSSIREFLCSEAMHGLGIPTTRALCLVTTGKLVNRDMFYDGNSKDEPGAIVCRVAQSFLRFGSYQIHASRGKEDLEIVRTLADYTIGQHFPHIEIMNKSDDLSFKVGGVGSSVVDLTSNKYAAWSVEVAERTASLVASWQGVGFTHGVLNTDNMSVLGLTIDYGPFGFLDAFDPSYTPNTTDLPGRRYCFANQPDIGLWNIGQFTLTLSSAKLISEEEANYAMERYGDKFMDEYQSIMTKKLGLSTYNKQLISNLLNNMAVDKVDYTNFFRLLSNVKADATTPKGELLIPLRAALLDIGPERKEAWTTWVQTYIEELVSSGIPDDERKAAMNSVNPKYVLRNYLCQSAIDAAEQGDYGEVRRLLKLVERPFDEQPGMEKYARLPPAWAYRPGVCMLSCSS, from the exons ATGCAGCTGCGCCATCGCCTCCGTCTCTCTTCCCCTCTCGTTTCACTCTTCCCCTCCCCGATCTCTCAACCAGTTTGCCTTCCCCCTCGGCTAGCGGTCGGACTCGGTTCCCCTTTCGCGCGGTGCCGGCGACCCGATTGCCGGATCGGATACGGGCCAGGAGAGCGAAGGTACTCGGTTGCTGTTGGATCGATGGAGTCCGCGACGGAGGCGCGGGATCCTGCGGCCTCGGTTGCTGATGGTGGTAGCGGCGCCGCGAGGTTGAGTCTCGAGGAACTGAATTGGGATCACTCCTTTGCGAGAGAGTTGCCTGGGGATCCCAGAACTGACACGATATCCCGCCAG GTACTTCATGCATGTTACACAAAAGTATCTCCATCTGCCGAAGTGGAGAATCCTGAACTTGTAGCTTGGTCGGAAAGAACTGCTGAGTTGCTTGATTTAGACCCAAAAGA GTTTGAGCAGCCTGATTTCCCATTAATATTCTCTGGAGCATTGCCTTTGAAGGGAGG GCTACCTTATGCGCAATGCTATGGGGGGCACCAATTTGGGGTGTGGGCTGGTCAGTTAGGGGATGGACGTGCTATTACTCTCGGTGAGCTTCTAAATTCTCGAGGTGAAAGATGGGAGTTGCAGCTCAAGGGTGCTGGGAAGACTCCTTATAGTAGATTCGCAGATGGTCTGGCAGTACTTCGAAGTAGCATCCGAGAATTTCTTTGTAGTGAGGCGATGCATGGACTTGGAATCCCTACTACTCGTGCACTCTGCCTTGTTACTACCGGCAAGCTTGTCAATCGAGACATGTTTTACGA TGGCAATTCCAAGGACGAACCTGGTGCAATTGTTTGCCGTGTTGCTCAGTCCTTCCTTCGGTTTGGTTCATATCAGATCCATGCATCCAGGGGAAAAGAAGACCTTGAAATTGTTCGCACTTTGGCAGATTACACCATTGGTCAACATTTTCCTCACATAGAAATAATGAACAAAAGTGATGATTTGTCTTTCAAGGTCGGGGGAGTAGGATCTTCAGTGGTAGATTTGACATCCAACAAGTATGCAG CTTGGTCAGTTGAGGTTGCCGAACGCACTGCTTCTTTAGTTGCAAGTTGGCAGGGAGTCGGCTTCACTCATGGTGTTTTAAACACAGATAACATGAGTGTGTTGGGTCTTACAATCGATTACGGCCCTTTTGGTTTCTTAGATGCTTTCGATCCAAGTTACACTCCAAATACTACAGACCTTCCTGGGAGGAGGTATTGCTTTGCAAATCAGCCTGATATCGGCTTGTGGAACATCGGACAATTCACACTAACGTTATCATCTGCTAAGCTGATCAGCGAAGAGGAGGCCAACTATGCCATGGAAAG ATATGGAGACAAGTTTATGGATGAATACCAATCCATAATGACCAAGAAACTAGGTCTATCCACATACAATAAGCAACTCATAAGCAATCTTCTTAACAACATGGCTGTCGACAAAGTCGATTACACAAATTTCTTCCGGTTGCTTTCCAATGTCAAGGCCGATGCTACTACTCCAAAGGGTGAGCTGCTTATTCCTCTTAGAGCTGCTTTGCTGGACATCGGCCCGGAGAGGAAGGAAGCATGGACAACTTGGGTGCAAACATATATTGAGGAG TTGGTTTCAAGTGGCATCCCTGACGATGAACGCAAGGCCGCGATGAACTCCGTCAACCCCAAGTACGTCCTCCGCAACTACTTGTGCCAAAGCGCCATTGACGCTGCTGAGCAAGGTGACTACGGTGAGGTTCGCAGGCTGCTGAAACTAGTGGAGCGTCCGTTCGATGAGCAACCGGGAATGGAGAAGTATGCACGGCTGCCGCCGGCATGGGCATACCGGCCCGGCGTCTGCATGCTGTCATGCTCATCTTGA
- the LOC122029650 gene encoding zinc finger CCCH domain-containing protein 14-like isoform X1 produces MDVARKRGRPDATNGNGVDLKRSKQMDSFQPAIGSKLKPCTKFFSTAGCPYGEGCHFLHYFPGGVQAVQQITGLGNLPLVLPVTNPVALPPFQNSASAPIVKTRLCNKYSTAEGCKFGERCRFAHGEWELGKPVLSFNDAPITAPPSLGVGLRFEPTPHSVHLAASFGASATAKISVNASLAGIIIGKGGVNTKQICRLTGAKLSIQDHDSDSSLKNIEMEGTFDQINQASAMVRDLIINITASTKLPVRNPAASKTALGNNFKSKICDNFTRGTCTYGDRCHFAHGDNELRKVPV; encoded by the exons ATGGATGTAGCTCGCAAGAGAGGGAGGCCGGATGCCACCAATGGGAATGGTGTTGATTTGAAGCGGAGTAAAC AAATGGACTCATTCCAACCTGCTATAGGAAGTAAATTGAAGCCATGCACCAAGTTTTTCAG CACTGCTGGTTGCCCCTACGGAGAGGGTTGTCATTTTCTCCACTATTTCCCTGGAGGTGTTCAGGCTGTGCAACAGATAACCGGCCTAGGGAACTTGCCATTAGTGTTGCCTGTGACAAACCCAGTCGCCCTTCCACCCTTTCAAAACAGTGCTTCTGCCCCCATTGTAAAGACCCGTTTGTGCAACAAATACAGCACTGCTGAAGGTTGCAAGTTTGGAGAGAGATGTCGTTTCGCCCATGGCGAGTGGGAGCTTGGCAAACCCGTTTTATCATTCAATGATGCCCCAATCACAGCGCCTCCATCTTTGGGAGTTGGGCTTCGGTTTGAACCTACTCCCCATAGTGTGCATCTAGCTGCCAGCTTTGGAGCCTCTGCCACTGCAAAGATAAGTGTCAATGCATCCCTTGCAGGCATCATAATCGGTAAGGGCGGAGTCAATACTAAGCAGATATGCCGCTTGACTGGAGCAAAGTTATCGATACAGGACCATGATTCGGATTCGAGCCTCAAAAACATAGAGATGGAGGGAACTTTTGATCAGATCAACCAGGCTAGTGCAATGGTAAGAGATCTCATCATCAACATCACTGCTAGCACTAAACTGCCAGTCAGGAATCCTGCTGCATCCAAAACTGCTCTCGGGAACAACTTCAAGAGCAAAATTTGTGATAACTTTACTAGAGGTACCTGCACTTACGGCGATCGATGCCATTTCGCTCATGGAGACAACGAGCTGCGCAAAGTCCCTGTGTGA
- the LOC122029650 gene encoding zinc finger CCCH domain-containing protein 14-like isoform X2, with amino-acid sequence MDSFQPAIGSKLKPCTKFFSTAGCPYGEGCHFLHYFPGGVQAVQQITGLGNLPLVLPVTNPVALPPFQNSASAPIVKTRLCNKYSTAEGCKFGERCRFAHGEWELGKPVLSFNDAPITAPPSLGVGLRFEPTPHSVHLAASFGASATAKISVNASLAGIIIGKGGVNTKQICRLTGAKLSIQDHDSDSSLKNIEMEGTFDQINQASAMVRDLIINITASTKLPVRNPAASKTALGNNFKSKICDNFTRGTCTYGDRCHFAHGDNELRKVPV; translated from the exons ATGGACTCATTCCAACCTGCTATAGGAAGTAAATTGAAGCCATGCACCAAGTTTTTCAG CACTGCTGGTTGCCCCTACGGAGAGGGTTGTCATTTTCTCCACTATTTCCCTGGAGGTGTTCAGGCTGTGCAACAGATAACCGGCCTAGGGAACTTGCCATTAGTGTTGCCTGTGACAAACCCAGTCGCCCTTCCACCCTTTCAAAACAGTGCTTCTGCCCCCATTGTAAAGACCCGTTTGTGCAACAAATACAGCACTGCTGAAGGTTGCAAGTTTGGAGAGAGATGTCGTTTCGCCCATGGCGAGTGGGAGCTTGGCAAACCCGTTTTATCATTCAATGATGCCCCAATCACAGCGCCTCCATCTTTGGGAGTTGGGCTTCGGTTTGAACCTACTCCCCATAGTGTGCATCTAGCTGCCAGCTTTGGAGCCTCTGCCACTGCAAAGATAAGTGTCAATGCATCCCTTGCAGGCATCATAATCGGTAAGGGCGGAGTCAATACTAAGCAGATATGCCGCTTGACTGGAGCAAAGTTATCGATACAGGACCATGATTCGGATTCGAGCCTCAAAAACATAGAGATGGAGGGAACTTTTGATCAGATCAACCAGGCTAGTGCAATGGTAAGAGATCTCATCATCAACATCACTGCTAGCACTAAACTGCCAGTCAGGAATCCTGCTGCATCCAAAACTGCTCTCGGGAACAACTTCAAGAGCAAAATTTGTGATAACTTTACTAGAGGTACCTGCACTTACGGCGATCGATGCCATTTCGCTCATGGAGACAACGAGCTGCGCAAAGTCCCTGTGTGA
- the LOC122028585 gene encoding GTP 3',8-cyclase, mitochondrial-like codes for MRGRVLDLLRRRFPLQKSNFGVDGHKLEYSCLTTFNGRSCSRSMASATSTDILSEVPPKVTYNPLSDMLVDSFGRFHNYLRISLTERCNLRCQYCMPEEGVELTPNSELLSHDEIIQLATLFVTSGVDKIRLTGGEPTIRKDIEEICSSLSNLKGLKTLAMTTNGIVLSKKLPRLKDCGVNAINISLDTLVPAKFEFITRRKGHQKVMESINAAVELGYNPVKINCVVMRGLNDDEICDFVEMTREKPINVRFIEFMPFDGNVWNDKKLVPYAEMLDRVRQRFKNVERCKDHPTDTAKNFKIEGHCGTISFITSMTEHFCAGCNRLRLLADGNFKVCLFGPSEVSLRDPLRAGVDDLMLKEIIGAAVKRKKAAHAGMFDLAKTTNRPMIHIGG; via the exons ATGAGGGGACGGGTTCTGGATCTCCTTCGCCGCCGTTTTCCATTGCAAAAATCCAATTTTGGG GTGGATGGTCATAAACTTGAATACAGTTGTCTTACAACTTTTAATGGACGAAGCTGTTCAAGGTCGATGGCATCTGCAACTTCTACTGATATTTTATCTGAAGTGCCACCAAAAGTTACATATAACCCTCTGTCTGATATGCTGGTTGATTCATTTGGGAGGTTCCATAATTACTTGAGGATCTCATTGACAGAGCGTTGCAATCTCCGTTGCCAGTATTGCATGCCTGAGGAAGGTGTCGAACTTACACCTAATTCTGAGCTCCTTTCTCATGATGAAATCATTCAACTTGCAACTCTCTTTGTGACTTCTGGAGTggataaaattaggttgacaggAGGAGAACCTACAATTAGGAAAGACATAGAAGAGATATGTTCAAGTCTTTCCAACTTAAAAGGTCTAAAAACACTTGCTATGACCACCAATGGGATAGTTCTTTCGAAGAAGCTTCCGAGATTGAAGGATTGTGGTGTTAATGCTATAAATATTAGTTTGGACACATTGGTTCCAGCTAAGTTTGAGTTCATTACTAGACGGAAGGGTCATCAGAAGGTCATGGAATCCATAAATGCTGCAGTAGAACTTGGATACAATCCCGTGAAG ATAAATTGTGTTGTGATGCGTGGGCTAAACGACGATGAGATTTGTGATTTTGTAGAGATGACAAGAGAGAAACCCATCAATGTTCGCTTTATTGAGTTCATGCCATTTGATGGGAATGTATGGAATGACAAAAAACTTGTTCCTTATGCAGAGATGCTGGATAGAGTG AGACAAAGGTTCAAAAATGTAGAAAGGTGTAAGGATCACCCTACTGATACAGCGAAAAATTTCAAGATCGAAGGTCATTGTGGAACTATCTCATTTATTACATCAATGACCGAGCACTTTTGCGCTGGTTGCAATAGATTAAGACTCTTAGCAGATGGAAACTTCAAAGTATGTCTGTTTGGTCCATCAGAG GTGAGTTTGAGAGATCCATTGCGTGCCGGTGTTGATGACCTCATGTTGAAGGAAATTATCGGAGCTGCG GTAAAGAGGAAGAAAGCTGCACATGCCGGGATGTTTGATCTCGCAAAAACCACAAACAGACCTATGATACATATCGGCGGTTGA